The Janthinobacterium tructae genome contains the following window.
GCGGCGGAAAACGCGCTGCGCCGCGCCTATGCCGTGCGCAGCGATCCGGAAATCGCCGTCCACCTGGGCGAAGTGCTGTGGCAGAAGGGCGACAAGGATGAAGCGCAAAAACTGTGGCGCGAAGCGCGCAGCAAGGACCCGAAAAACGATGCGCTGAAAAGTACCCTGGCGCGCTTGAATGTCAGTTTGTGATTGAACCGATTAACTCAACTATAAAAAACCAGCGCCATGGCGCTGGTTTTTCCTTGTGCCCATGTTAAAAAAACTCCTCCCCCTGGCTCTCGTCTGCCTGTCCCTCTCGGCCTGCTCGACCCTGACTTCGCCATTCTCGTCCGGCGCCGCGCCATCGGGCGCTGCTGTGGCTCCGTACCGCGAACAGGTGGAGCTGACGGGCCGCTTGAACGTGGTGTACCAGAAAGACGACAAGCCCGAATCGGCGACCGTCAATTTCAACTGGCAGCAGACGGCGCAGCGCACGGATGTGACGCTGTATTCGCCCGTCGGCAGCACCTTGGCCACCATCGCCGTCACGCCGCGCGAGGCCGTGTTGACGCAAAGCGGCAAGGCGCCGCGCAGCGCGCCCGATGTCGATACCCTGAGCGCGCAGATGCTGGGCTGGTCCTTGCCCGTGTCGGGCTTGCGCGACTGGCTGCAGGGCTATGCCATGGGCGCCGATGGCAAGCGCTTTATCGCTTCGCCCGCGAACGACAGCGTGACGACCAAAGACGGCTGGCGCTTGCGCTATGTGTCGTGGCAAGAAGTAGGGCAAAATGTGGCTGACAATACACCGGGCGCCTTGCCGCAACCGCGGCGTATCGATGCCGAACGCAATGCCAGCGCGCAGGCCGATGCCGTCTCGCTGCGCATCGTGCTCGATCCCGCCACTTCCGCACCTGCACCATGACACTGACGACCCTGAACAATTGCCCGGCCCCGGCCAAGCTGAACCTATTTCTACACGTTAACGGCCGCCGCGCCGATGGCTACCATCTGCTGCAGACGGTGTTCCAATTGCTCGACCATGGCGACACCTTGCATTTTGCGCTGCGCGACGACACGGCGATTGTCCGCGTGACGGCGCTTGCCGGCGTACCGGAGGAGCAGGACCTGATCATCCGCGCCGCGACATTGCTGCAGGCCGAAGTGCTGCGCCGCAAGGGCGCCTTGCCGCGCGGCGTCGATATCGCCATCGATAAAGTGCTGCCCATGGGTGGCGGCCTGGGGGGCGGCTCGTCCGATGCGGCCACGGCACTGATGGCCTTGAACCGCCTG
Protein-coding sequences here:
- a CDS encoding outer membrane lipoprotein LolB, with the protein product MLKKLLPLALVCLSLSACSTLTSPFSSGAAPSGAAVAPYREQVELTGRLNVVYQKDDKPESATVNFNWQQTAQRTDVTLYSPVGSTLATIAVTPREAVLTQSGKAPRSAPDVDTLSAQMLGWSLPVSGLRDWLQGYAMGADGKRFIASPANDSVTTKDGWRLRYVSWQEVGQNVADNTPGALPQPRRIDAERNASAQADAVSLRIVLDPATSAPAP